A window of the Cannabis sativa cultivar Pink pepper isolate KNU-18-1 chromosome X, ASM2916894v1, whole genome shotgun sequence genome harbors these coding sequences:
- the LOC115725063 gene encoding beta-carotene hydroxylase 2, chloroplastic-like: QLNLLPQHTSLAFSPLNLCPQRTILRARPRLCVTVCVIMGDKKQSTHMEISDEEIPDSNADSVQISPRLVEKRARKESERFTYLVAAVMSTFGITSMAVLAVYYRFYWQMEGREIPLTEMFGTFALSVGAAVGMEFWARWAHKALWHASLWNMHESHHRPREGPFELNDVFDIVNAVPAIALLSYGFFHKGLVPGLCFGAVSLFSSQFLYFLLFKNILLIYLLSQYLLNLMIITY; the protein is encoded by the coding sequence cAACTCAATCTCCTCCCCCAGCACACTTCCTTAGCCTTCTCCCCTCTCAATCTATGCCCCCAGAGAACGATTCTCCGAGCCCGCCCCAGATTATGTGTCACAGTTTGCGTGATTATGGGGGACAAGAAACAGAGTACGCATATGGAGATTTCGGATGAGGAAATCCCCGATAGTAATGCCGACTCAGTACAGATCTCGCCACGCCTGGTGGAGAAGCGTGCACGGAAGGAATCAGAGAGGTTTACGTATCTCGTTGCGGCTGTTATGTCTACCTTTGGAATTACTTCCATGGCTGTTTTGGCTGTTTACTATAGATTTTACTGGCAAATGGAAGGTAGAGAGATTCCTTTGACTGAAATGTTCGGTACATTTGCTCTATCCGTTGGTGCTGCGGTGGGTATGGAGTTTTGGGCAAGATGGGCTCACAAGGCTCTTTGGCACGCTTCCTTATGGAACATGCACGAGTCTCACCACCGACCTAGAGAAGGTCCATTCGAGCTCAACGATGTGTTCGACATAGTCAATGCAGTCCCAGCCATAGCTCTCCTCTCCTATGGATTCTTCCACAAAGGTCTAGTTCCAGGATTATGCTTCGGTGCAGTGAGTCTCTTCTCTTctcaatttctttattttttattatttaaaaatattttactaatttatCTTCTCTCTCAATATCTTCTGAATCTGATGATTATAACTTATTAA